The Dasypus novemcinctus isolate mDasNov1 chromosome 11, mDasNov1.1.hap2, whole genome shotgun sequence DNA window acacctgggcaggctgcacttttttttttgcacggggcagctctccttacggggtgcactccttgcgtgtggggcgctcctacgtgggggacacccttgcgtggcacggcactccttgcgtgcatcagcactgcactgggccggctcaccacacaggtcagaaggcccggggtttgaaccctggacctcccatgtggtaagcggatgctctatccgttgagccaaatccatttcccctaAAGACTTTTCAATCCTTATTTTGTTTGTTCTCTTCATAATACTAATAATGCACTGAATATTATCCATTTGCCCCTCCAAATCCACTGTCCATCCTTCTCTACCCTGCTTTGTACCCCAAGGGGAAAACCCGAATGGATTCCATCAACAGGCAATGCCTacgtacatacacacataccctCATAAACCTATCCTAGGGAGTAAAAAGATTACGGTCCTTGCTTTTACAGGTGAAagtggaggcacagagaggctcagCGATGGAGCTGGGACCTGAACCCCAGCCTCCTGGTTCCGGAGCACTCCTCACCACTTGGCGGGCCTGCCTTTGCCATGTGACCAGCCAAGGGCaaaggaccaccagcagccagctccaaaGCACCACagcctttggggagaaaacactGCCTTGAGGATGCTTTCATTTGAACTCTTTCCCTAACTTCAAAACCGTGAGTGAATTAATCCCCGTTGTGCAACCTGACCCACTTCATGGTGTTGGCGCACAGCCTAGGAAGCTGGGGTGCCCACAGGATTTTGTCTCCgcttcttcttttcttattctatACTTTCTTTCCTTGGCTTCAGCTACTCCTTCCTCTCTCATATGCTAATGACTCCCAAATCTATCCTCTCTAGTCCAAGCCTCCCTCTCTCTCAAACTCCAAAAACATGTAGCCACTGTTGACTGTTCTCTGCTCCTATGTCTGCTGACACGTTGGTATCAACAATCAACACGTCCAACACTGAATTCCTCGTCCTGACGGCATGATCACCCAGCAGCGGCTCCCCAGCCAGAAACGCAGGCGTCCTCTGACTCCTGCCTCTCTCCAGCACCCAGGGGGTCACGCCTCTCACCCGTTCAACCTCGTTCTTTCTCAAATCTGCCTTCTTGGCATCTGAATATCTTGCTCTTTCTTATTCTTCCTGCCTCCAGTCCTGCCTCTTGGCCACCCTTCTCCACTCCGCCACCAGAGTCACCTTCCTAACCATCTTCCTTTCCTGCTTGACTCTTCAAAGGCTCCCAACTGCCCCAGGATAAAAGCACGGCAAAGAAGCCCCCACCTGGGCCAGCCCCTGCAGCGCCCGACCTCTCCACTCTCGCTCACACTCGCTCTGAAGAGGTGCAGGTCTCCCGCATGCATGTCTGCACATTCTTCTTGGCTTAACTTTGTGCCCGTCAAACCTCAGCTCAGGAAACCTGATCTGCAGGAGCATGTCCCTGGTGCATGTCCCGGGGGAGGTGCCCCCAATGGTCTCCTTCCCACAACTACCACCCCTGCATGGTCCCATCTTTCTCCCTCCACCACGGATTCTCAAGGCAGCATGGTAACTCGTGTCTTGTTCTCTTTGCGTGTCTAACACCCTGTCCAATACCTGGCATGGAGGAGGTGCTCAAAAAATGCTTACTGAGTAAatacacatgaagaaataaacctGAGGGCACTTGAAAAATACCACAAATAATGTCAACTGCAGACTCCAGGACGTGGGTATATGGTATTCAAGCCTTTCCATACATCTGAAAATTTTTACAATAAAACATTGGGGGAAAAaggtaaaacaaataaatatacctAAACAGCCCACAAGTTTTAAGAAAACACAAAGCCACAGGAAGTTAATTACACACAGAAtaccaggaaaaagaaaaagaaaaagaaaggaaactctTCGTCTTCTCGACACCGCCCTTGGGGTGGTCTCCTAAGTCCTCTCTCCTCCCTGGCCTCTTTCCTGGCTATCTACCGTCTCCCCTCCCTACCTTTTCCTTCCCTGCTCTGCCACCTGTGCCCCCTCCTCCGTCTACACAGGTGAACATGTgcgcacacagacacacacttatacacacacacactcgcacAGACTCCACCTTGGTGAAACCTGGAGCTCATCCCAGGCTGATATTACCTGAGGGATCATCAGAGGTGGGGCCCAAACTGATCTGGACAGTTCCAAATGGTGATGTTGGCCCATCTCCCAGGAGGCAGAATGGGGGTGCTAAGGACTCTGTCTTCACGTCCAATACTTCCCCTACACCAGGGACCTGGGTAAGAGTGAGGGTGCAGTGggtggccgggggcgggggggcggggttgAAAACAAGGGAgtaagagcaaaaacaaaagccTTAGAACTTATAAACCCCCAATGACTTGACGCTCTGGTACGCATGGTACAGAGTGTCTCCCTAACCTGTCTCTGGCCCCAGGGTGCCCCTCTACCTTATTCCTGAGAGAGCTGATGAAGTCTCCTGATTTCACATATCACCTTGGGGGGTACCTTGGGCAAGAAGCAGTCCCACCGTTCTCCACAGTTAATAACGCTCTTCTTCCCAGCCCCACCAATGCTACCACGCATTTCTGTATGTTAAAGAGACTGTCTTCACTTCAGACAACTAGAGTGGAAAGGTGGATGAGGCCATTAGAGAAATAGCAAAGGTAAGGAAGGAGGGCACACACCCACACCCCTCCCTTGGACTCACAGCACCCCTAGGTGAAAGGAACGGAGCAGAGGCCCTGCCACAGACAGGAGGCGGAGGGAGATGCCTCCTCTCTCACCTGGCTGGAGGGCTCTGAGGACAGGCCCGATGACTCCGAgctgagggaggaggaagagcagGGAGAGGATGGTTCAGACTTCACCTGAAGATCTAGAGGGAAAAGCAGAAAATAACCAGGAAGTAGAGCCTGAGAAGAGTCCAAAAAGTATCTCAGAAAATGGAGCTGGGGATTTCCCCCacgggggaaaggggggaggaacAAGCATAAGGAATTAAAGGGAAGGAGAGGTATGCGCAGGTGTTCCTGTGGAGAGGGTGGGAAGATACAGGGAATGACATGGTTCCCGGGAAATAGGGGGAAGATGAGGGTTTCTGGACGGATGAAGGAACCCAGAGGATGGCATACCTGGGAAGATAGGCAGGGCGTCCCAGGGGGGCTCAGGGGGACTGACATCCATCCCCACGTCCAGGGAGCTGCTGTCAAACTGAACAAGGAAGGAAACCGAAGGCAAGAGTATGTGAAAAACATCTGGCCTGGGGTGAGTCCCGGTGCTGGGGCACCacgcccacccaccaagggctaGAGACCAGGCTGGGGAAGCAGTACCGGCACATCCTCCGCCGGGCAACGGAAGAGCTGCGTCTGCTCCTCGGCCACTCCATCCAGGCCGGTATACAAGGTGCTGtctgccagggaggctcagggTCAGGGGGTCGTCCTGGACAGGGGGCCCAGCCTACGGATCCGCACCCaagcccccgccccacccctcaTTGGCTCGGCTCGGCCAGGCCCACCGCCCGCCCACTCGACAAGTGATCTCGCCGAAGAACTTCAGgccctcctcccccggccccggaaCAACTCGACGTTCCCGCAGCGAGAGGACGGCGTCGCGGACTCCCGCACCCCCCGAATGCACAGCGAGCCCCCTGCTCCGCCCTCCTTCAGACGGCGGATTCCGTGTGTGCCCAGCCTTCCCCCTTCGGCCTCCGCTTCCTCCCCGCGTACGGTCGCCCcagcgccctcccctcccctcggcCTCCCGCCGCAGACCCCAGTCCTCCGGGCTCAGCAGATTGTCGGTGAAGAAACGCGTGGGGTCGGCGATCTCGCTGAGGAGCATCAGCTCCGCcatctttcccccaccccccaaccatgAGACCGTTCCCAAGGCCCGCCTCTCCCCACCACCAGCCAATCAGCTAGCTCTAGGGGGAAAGGGGGCGTCCCGGAAGCTCTGCGGACCAGTAAGAGAGCCGGGCGCCGAGCACAGGCCCCAATAGAAGAGCCGCCCGCGGAGCCCCGGCCAATGGGAGCGCGGCAAAGGGGCGAGTCAGGTCGGGCCCCGGCCGGGAGGCGTGCGCATGCGCCGCAGGCTCCGCGACGAAGGGCCCCTCGGGAGATGTAGTGCCCGGGATTTAAAGGCCCGTCATCCCCACCAGCTGGTCACAACCTGAGAAGTTTAGACAGATCCTTAGACGTCTTCGGAGGGGCACAGGCGCCCCAAAACGAAGCGCACGTGGCCATATGGCTTtgtaatgtaaaaaaagaaaggagacgcACTGCCACCGCTATCTCCCCGAAGAAGGTAGAAGCTGGGAATAGGATAGGGGGTGAAACCCTCCCTCTGGGCCCCCAAACTCTCACAGCACAGACCACAATTCACAGGTTTCCGTCTCTTATGGTTTAACCTTTAATCAGCCAAACATCTTGCGCAGACCCTGGGCCAACCCGGCATCCTGTTTCTTCCCCTGAATGATCACCTGCCCCAGCACCACCTGGGCTGCCCTGTTCTTTGGGTCCAACTCCAGCACCCTCTTGAGGTCAGCAGTTGCTTCCTCCAGGTTCCCAAGGGCAGCCTGGGCAACCCCCCTTCGGTACAAGGCCTTCAGATGGCCAGGCTCCCGCTCCAGCACCCGGTCACAGCTCTGGGCTGCCAACTGGGGCTGCCCGAGCAGCAGCTGACAGGCAGCCAGATTGGCATGCAGGGCAGTTCGTTCCGGAGGGCCAGGTGGGGGCAAAGTAAGCAGCAGCCGAAGAGCCCGTCCATAGCATTGGGCAGCCCTTGCAGGGTTCCCAGCTCGAAATAATTCTGTGCCCCGTGCACGTTCTTCCCTGGCCAGGGCCTCCTTCTCACTGGCCTCCAGCTCCCAAGAGTCCCGGCCCTGGGTGAAGGAGGCCAGTGTGAGCCTGACGGGAGCCCCAGAATGCCCCGGGAGCTGCAGCTCGGCCTCCTCGCCTTGACGCATGGACTCCAAACACTTCTCTAAGAGCTCGCCCCACGTCTCCTCCCTCCAAGGCCCTACCCCCAGAGTTAGCTCTGTCCAGCCCTCTGGCGGGCCTGGCTCAAAAGGAAACCCCAAAACCTGCACCTGGCAACGGGAGCCCAGCTTGGGTTTGTCCAGGCCCTGGCCATGGGTTATGACCTTCTTCACAAAGCTCCCGTCGGGACAGCACCAGAGATTAGAAGACTGAGGGTGCCCTGGCATCTCCCTGGCTGATCCGTGAGAGTTATTGGAGTTTCCTTCAAGGCCAGCCGCCGGTTTCTCCGTCCCTCGAGTATGGTCTAGAGTTTGGCAGTCTGAATCTGCGCTCACGCCCCGCTCAAGGGTTCCAGTAGGAGGGCCTCCCGGCGGTTGCCCAATCTGAGTAGTTGAATGAAGGTTCTCCTGGGGATTCTTTGTCCATTGTTGTTGCGGTTGAGAGATGTCCTTCTCTCCCGCTGGACTGACCAGTGGCATTTCCATTTGGCTGCCTGGTCCCTTCCACCGTGGGTGGACAGTTTGGGTAGGAGGAAAAGGAACCAGGTCCAGGTCAgcacctgaaaagaaaataaaaataaagctaacTGCAGATTCCTCTCTCGCCCGTCCTTTTGAGATCCAGGTCCCCGGTCCTGAAGGTCCCCGATTCCTCATTCCCCCAAATCTCCGTCGTGCGCGAGCCCCCGTTCCGCCCTCACCTACTCTGGAACTGTTAATCCCACGATCCCCGCCTCAGGAACCGAAGCTCAATCGGATCAGAAAGCACCGCGAAGGCCAAAGCGCCAAGCCTGGTGGCAATACCCGGGTAATCGGATCACCTTTCCTTCCGAAGCTAATC harbors:
- the FKBPL gene encoding FK506-binding protein-like yields the protein MEMPLVSPAGEKDISQPQQQWTKNPQENLHSTTQIGQPPGGPPTGTLERGVSADSDCQTLDHTRGTEKPAAGLEGNSNNSHGSAREMPGHPQSSNLWCCPDGSFVKKVITHGQGLDKPKLGSRCQVQVLGFPFEPGPPEGWTELTLGVGPWREETWGELLEKCLESMRQGEEAELQLPGHSGAPVRLTLASFTQGRDSWELEASEKEALAREERARGTELFRAGNPARAAQCYGRALRLLLTLPPPGPPERTALHANLAACQLLLGQPQLAAQSCDRVLEREPGHLKALYRRGVAQAALGNLEEATADLKRVLELDPKNRAAQVVLGQVIIQGKKQDAGLAQGLRKMFG